In the genome of Lynx canadensis isolate LIC74 chromosome X, mLynCan4.pri.v2, whole genome shotgun sequence, one region contains:
- the TCEAL5 gene encoding LOW QUALITY PROTEIN: transcription elongation factor A protein-like 5 (The sequence of the model RefSeq protein was modified relative to this genomic sequence to represent the inferred CDS: deleted 1 base in 1 codon), translated as MEKVYKENERKPENEGNFKNEGKPEDEVDTEDEGKSDEEEKLEAKGKPGHEGKLQNEGQPDDEGQPEDEKKQEKQGKSENEGKPHSEGKPESLTKAESESRAAEKRPAEDYVPRKAKRKTDRGTDDSPKDYQEDLQERHLGSEEMMRECGDVSRAQEELRKNQKMGGFHWMQRDVQDPFAQGDNGVSEE; from the exons ATGGAAAAGGTCTACAAAGAAAATGAACGAAAGccagaaaatgaaggaaacttCAAAAATGAGGGAAAGCCAGAAGACGAAGTAGATACAGAAGATGAAGGAAAATCAGATGAGGAAGAAAAGCTGGAAGCGAAGGGAAAGCCAGGGCATGAGGGAAAGCTCCAGAATGAGGGACAGCCAGATGATGAGGGACAACCAGAAGAcgagaaaaagcaagaaaagcaggGCAAGTCTGAAAATGAGGGAAAACCACACAGTGAGGGCAAGCCAGAATCCCTGACAAAGGCTGAGAGTGAGTCGCGGGCTGCCGAAAAGCGCCCAGCTGAAGATTATGTGCctaggaaagcaaagagaaaaacgGACAGGGGGACAGACGATTCCCCCAAGGACTATCAGGAGGACTTACAGGAAAGGCACCTGGGCAGTGAGGAAATGATGAGAGAATGTGGAGATGTGTCAAGGGCTCAGGAAGAGCTAAGGAAAAACCAGAAAATGGGTGGTTTTCATTGGATGCAAAGAGATGTACAGGATCCCTTTGCC CAAGGGGACAACGGGGTGTCAGAGGAATGA
- the TCEAL8 gene encoding transcription elongation factor A protein-like 8 yields the protein MQKSCEENEGKPQNMPKAEAGRPSEAVPQEAEGNPQPSEEGVSQEAEGNLRGGLTQPGQGFKEDTPVRHLDPEEMIRGVDELERLREEIRRVRNKFVMMHWKQRHSRSRPYPVCFRP from the coding sequence ATGCAAAAGTCttgtgaagaaaatgaaggaaaaccacAGAACATGCCAAAGGCAGAGGCAGGCCGCCCTTCAGAAGCTGTACcacaggaggcagaaggaaatcCTCAACCTTCCGAAGAAGGTGTAAGCCAGGAAGCAGAAGGAAATCTTAGAGGAGGGCTGACCCAACCTGGCCAGGGGTTTAAAGAGGACACTCCTGTGAGGCATTTGGACCCTGAAGAAATGATAAGAGGAGTAGATGAGTTGGAAAGGCttagggaagagataagaagagtAAGAAACAAGTTTGTGATGATGCATTGGAAGCAAAGACATTCACGCAGCCGCCCTTATCCTGTGTGCTTTAGGCCTTGA